A single window of Halococcus saccharolyticus DSM 5350 DNA harbors:
- a CDS encoding DNA-directed RNA polymerase subunit A' encodes MSTNATPKEIGAIDFGLMNPEEYREMSATKIITADTYDDDGYPIDMGLMDPRLGVIDPGLECKTCGQHSGSCNGHFGHIELAAPVIHVGFTKLMRRLLRGTCRECSRLLLDEQERNEFANRLQRARELDDDINDVTKAAIRQARKKDRCAYCGEEQYDIQHEKPTTYYEVQDVLTAEYPELIAEAMQPDEESDDPGSSPQQLADETDIDLSRINDILGGEFRPREADREAIERALDVDLTEEDMNKLMPSDIRDWFEAIPDEDVAVLGIDPERSRPEWMILTVLPVPPVTARPSITLDNGQRSEDDLTHKLVDIIRINQRFMENREAGAPQLIIEDLWELLQYHVTTFMDNEISGTPPARHRSGRPLKTLSQRLKGKDGRFRGSLSGKRVNFSARTVISPDPTLSLNEVGVPERVASEMTQTMNVNERNIEEARQYVRNGAETHPGANRVIRPDGKVMKILDQAKEELAERIEPGWQVQRHLSDGDIVIFNRQPSLHRMSIMAHEVVVMPYKTFRLNTVVCPPYNADFDGDEMNMHALQNEEARAEARVLMRVQEQILSPKMGENIIGAIQDHISGTYLLTHDDPETGGLPRFNETQALDLLRATAVDGLPDPDGEEDGKPYWTGRTIFSELLPGGLDLEFSSSTGDTVVIEDGQLIEGTVDEDAVGAFGGEVVDSIVKKHGETRARVLINEVASLAMRAIMHFGFSIGIDDESIPAAAETQIDESIDNAYERIDELITTYENDELESLPGRTVDETLEMKIMQTLGKARDSAGDIAEDHFAEDNPAVVMAESGARGSMLNLTQMAACVGQQAVRGERINRGYEDRTLSHYKPDDLSAEAHGFVEHSYRGGLTPREFFFHAMGGREGLVDTAVRTSKSGYLQRRLINALSELETQYDGTVRDTNDNIVQFEFGEDGTSPVKVSSDTENEVDVEAIADDVLAAEFEDDGEAFVAEPTTNLSEAADDRMADDRTDTPIEVPQVNDD; translated from the coding sequence GACGACGGCTACCCCATCGACATGGGGCTGATGGACCCTCGGCTCGGCGTGATCGATCCCGGTCTGGAGTGTAAGACCTGCGGCCAGCACTCGGGGTCGTGTAACGGCCACTTCGGCCACATCGAACTCGCCGCGCCCGTGATCCACGTCGGGTTCACAAAACTAATGCGGCGGCTGCTCCGAGGAACCTGCCGGGAGTGTTCGCGGCTCCTGCTCGACGAACAGGAGCGCAACGAGTTCGCGAACCGGCTCCAGCGGGCGCGCGAGCTCGACGACGACATCAACGACGTGACGAAGGCCGCGATCCGTCAGGCGCGAAAGAAGGATCGATGTGCGTACTGTGGCGAGGAGCAGTACGACATCCAACACGAGAAGCCGACGACGTACTACGAGGTCCAGGACGTTCTCACGGCGGAGTACCCCGAACTGATCGCCGAGGCGATGCAGCCCGACGAGGAGTCGGACGATCCCGGGAGTTCGCCACAGCAGCTCGCCGACGAGACCGACATCGACCTCTCGCGGATCAACGACATTCTCGGTGGGGAGTTCCGGCCACGCGAGGCCGACCGCGAGGCGATCGAGCGCGCGCTCGACGTCGACCTCACCGAGGAGGACATGAACAAGCTGATGCCGAGCGACATCCGGGACTGGTTCGAGGCGATCCCGGACGAGGACGTCGCGGTGCTCGGGATCGACCCCGAGCGCTCGCGCCCGGAGTGGATGATCCTGACTGTCCTCCCCGTGCCGCCGGTCACCGCCAGGCCGTCGATCACGCTCGACAACGGCCAGCGAAGCGAGGACGACCTGACGCACAAGCTGGTGGACATCATCCGGATCAACCAGCGGTTCATGGAGAACCGCGAGGCCGGTGCGCCCCAGCTCATCATCGAGGACCTCTGGGAGCTGCTCCAGTACCACGTCACGACGTTCATGGACAACGAGATCTCCGGCACGCCGCCCGCGCGCCACCGTTCGGGTCGGCCACTCAAGACCCTCTCCCAGCGGCTGAAGGGCAAGGACGGCCGGTTCCGAGGTAGTCTCTCGGGCAAGCGCGTGAACTTCTCGGCGCGGACGGTGATCTCGCCGGACCCGACGCTCAGTCTGAACGAGGTCGGGGTTCCAGAACGGGTCGCCAGCGAGATGACCCAGACGATGAACGTCAACGAGCGCAACATCGAAGAGGCGCGCCAGTACGTTCGCAACGGCGCAGAGACCCATCCCGGCGCGAATCGGGTCATCCGACCCGACGGCAAGGTGATGAAGATCCTCGACCAGGCAAAAGAAGAGCTCGCCGAGCGGATCGAACCCGGCTGGCAGGTCCAGCGCCACCTCTCGGATGGGGACATCGTGATCTTCAACCGCCAGCCGTCGCTCCACCGAATGAGTATCATGGCCCACGAGGTCGTGGTGATGCCGTACAAGACGTTCCGGCTCAACACGGTGGTCTGTCCGCCGTACAACGCCGACTTCGACGGCGACGAGATGAACATGCACGCCCTCCAGAACGAGGAGGCGCGTGCGGAGGCCCGCGTGTTGATGCGGGTCCAAGAGCAGATCCTCTCGCCGAAGATGGGCGAGAACATCATCGGCGCGATTCAGGATCACATCAGCGGGACCTATCTCCTCACCCACGACGACCCCGAGACCGGGGGACTCCCGCGGTTCAACGAGACACAGGCGCTCGATCTCCTGCGGGCGACGGCGGTCGACGGGCTGCCCGACCCCGACGGCGAGGAGGACGGAAAGCCGTACTGGACCGGCCGGACGATCTTCTCCGAACTCCTGCCCGGCGGGCTCGACCTCGAGTTCAGCTCGTCGACCGGCGATACGGTCGTGATCGAGGACGGCCAGCTCATCGAGGGAACCGTCGACGAGGACGCCGTCGGAGCGTTCGGCGGCGAGGTCGTCGACAGCATCGTGAAAAAGCACGGTGAGACCCGTGCTCGGGTGCTCATCAACGAGGTCGCGTCGCTCGCGATGCGCGCGATCATGCACTTCGGGTTCTCGATCGGGATCGACGACGAGTCGATTCCGGCGGCAGCCGAGACCCAGATCGACGAGAGCATCGACAACGCTTACGAGCGGATCGACGAGCTCATCACCACCTACGAGAACGACGAGCTCGAATCGCTGCCCGGACGGACGGTCGACGAGACCCTCGAGATGAAGATCATGCAGACGCTCGGGAAGGCTCGTGACTCCGCCGGCGACATCGCGGAGGACCACTTCGCGGAGGACAACCCCGCGGTCGTCATGGCCGAGTCGGGTGCGCGTGGCTCGATGCTCAACCTCACCCAGATGGCGGCCTGCGTCGGTCAGCAGGCGGTCCGTGGCGAACGGATCAATCGCGGATACGAGGACCGCACGCTGAGTCACTACAAACCCGACGATCTCTCGGCGGAGGCCCACGGGTTCGTCGAGCACTCCTATCGCGGCGGGCTCACGCCCCGGGAGTTCTTCTTCCACGCGATGGGTGGCCGCGAGGGGCTGGTCGACACTGCGGTCCGGACCTCGAAATCGGGCTACCTTCAGCGCCGGCTGATCAACGCGCTCTCGGAGCTCGAAACCCAGTACGACGGCACCGTCCGGGACACCAACGACAACATCGTCCAGTTCGAGTTCGGCGAGGACGGCACCAGCCCGGTGAAGGTTTCCTCCGATACCGAGAACGAGGTCGACGTCGAGGCGATCGCGGACGACGTGCTCGCCGCGGAGTTCGAGGACGACGGCGAGGCGTTCGTCGCCGAGCCGACGACCAATCTCTCGGAGGCTGCCGACGACCGGATGGCCGACGACCGAACCGACACGCCGATCGAAGTGCCACAGGTGAACGATGACTGA